A region from the Panicum hallii strain FIL2 chromosome 1, PHallii_v3.1, whole genome shotgun sequence genome encodes:
- the LOC112888802 gene encoding phosphoinositide phosphatase SAC2-like, with protein sequence MTAASAAAMEQEAEATCLQSFELYESESRLYILGTNSDKTLWRLLKIDRSEPSELVIDECSTVYSDSEHHDLLRGLDEEHRSTGGVKFVTKFYGIIGFIKFLGPYYMLIITEQKRIGEIFAHPVYQVTRTAMVELANSKTRSTFQSSKDENRYKKILSTLDLRKDFFFSYSYHIMRSLQKNLSDPHQEGWTLYETMFVWNEFLTRRIRNCLRNTLWTVALVHGFFKQDKFSISGKDIMLTLIARRSRHYAGTRYLKRGVNEKGRVANDVETEQIVYEAVPGPSEVSSVVQNRGSIPLFWSQETSKLNLKPNIILHEMDDDYEATKLHFENLRTRYGNPIIILNLIKTRERRESILRREFDKAIKIINKSLSEEDHLRFLHWDLHKNSQGKPTNVLDVLLKVAFRALSLTEFFYCQVAPSSETAAHWSTLLSGLEPYLCDDNSNSDNTECSEIVGDISQEDISGSSDSSGNATAEDKVENSELPPLKPPKFQKGVLRTNCIDCLDRTNVAQYAYGLAALGHQLHALGAIESPELGLEAPLAHHLMHFYERMGDTLAVQYSGSAAHNKIFSAKRGHLKLFIQSQEFFRTLQRHYSNTCIDANKQAAINLFLGYFQPQQGKPALWELESSSGEHNNELSDDHTSTLKRIRSDGSILHESGASISGSGHCHNEPLSASLPDVQSGLQVPNLESDSIHENEVSSGYESGVSHLRYTPTASDILHVPRADPDNDSGDSNFLDLEWLSTSGNSSDERSVATSTPDANLSTENVISGITPEIMENQVAEIQAQKLPDDFVQWVNHGDTFWY encoded by the exons TCTTGGAACTAACTCTGACAAAACACTTTGGAGATTACTCAAGATTGATAGATCAGAGCCATCAGAACTTGTGATAGATGAGTGTTCTACTGTATATAGTGACAGTGAACATCATGACTTGTTGAGAGGTCTTGATGAAGAACACAGGTCAACTGGCGGAGTAAAATTTGTTACAAAGTTTTACGGCATTATTG GTTTCATCAAGTTCCTTGGGCCATATTACATGCTAATTATTACCGAGCAGAAAAGAATTGGGGAAATCTTTGCTCATCCAGTGTACCAGGTGACTAGGACTGCAATGGTTGAATTAGCAAATTCTAAGACAAGATCTACCTTTCAAAGCTCCAAGGATGAGAACAG ATACAAGAAGATCTTGAGCACACTTGATCTTAGGAAGGATTTCTTCTTCAGTTATTCATACCACATCATGAGAAGTCTTCAGAAGAACTTGAGTGACCCACATCAGGAAGGATGGACCTTATATGAGACAATGTTTGTCTGGAACGAGTTTCTGACTCGTCGGATCCGTAACTGTCTCAGAAATACTTTGTGGACCGTTGCACTGGTCCATGGTTTCTTTAAGCAG GATAAATTCTCAATATCTGGGAAGGATATCATGCTCACACTCATTGCTAGACGCTCGAGGCATTATGCTGGAACCAG ATATTTGAAAAGGGGGGTGAATGAGAAAGGCAGAGTAGCAAATGACGTTGAAACTGAGCAAATTGTATATGAAGCTGTGCCTGGACCTAGTGAAGTAAGTTCTGTTGTGCAGAACCGGGGTTCAATCCCACTTTTCTGGTCACAGGAGACATCAAAATTGAATCTTAAACCTAATATAATAT TGCATGAGATGGACGACGATTATGAAGCTACCAAGCTTCACTTTGAAAATCTTAGAACAAGATATGGAAACCCTATCATTATCTTAAACTTGATTAAG ACACGTGAGAGGCGAGAGTCTATACTTCGCCGTGAATTTGATAAGGCAATCAAGATAATAAATAAGAGCTTATCAGAGGAGGATCATCTGAGGTTCTTGCACTGGGATCTTCATAAAAATTCTCAAGG CAAACCTACAAATGTGCTTGATGTTCTGCTGAAAGTGGCATTTCGGGCTCTGAGCTTAACCGAGTTTTTTTATTGTCAAGTTGCACCAAGTTCAGAGACTGCTGCACACTGGTCCACTCTATT GAGTGGTCTTGAACCATATTTATGTGATGACAACAGCAATAGTGACAACACAGAGTGTTCTGAGATTGTTGGTGATATATCCCAAGAGGATATCTCTGGCAGCTCTGATTCCTCTGGTAACGCAACTGCAGAAGACAAAGTTGAGAATAGTGAACTGCCACCACTAAAACCACCAAAATTCCAAAAAGGTGTCTTGCGGACAAACTGTATTGATTGTTTGGATCGAACAAATGTTGCTCAGTATGCGTATGGTTTAGCTGCTCTTGGACATCAGCTGCATGCGCTTGGTGCTATAGAATCTCCAGAGCTAGGTTTAGAGGCTCCCTTGGCCCATCACTTGATGCACTTTTATGAGAGGATGGGTGACACACTTGCTGTACAGTATAGTGGTTCAGCTGCTCACAACAAG ATATTCTCTGCAAAGAGAGGTCACTTGAAGCTTTTTATTCAGTCACAAGAGTTCTTCAGGACACTACAACGGCACTACAGCAACACCTGTATAGATGCTAACAAACAGGCTGCCATAAACTT ATTTTTAGGATACTTCCAGCCGCAGCAGGGAAAACCTGCACTGTGGGAGCTAGAATCATCTTCCGGGGAGCATAACAATGAACTTTCTGATGACCACACAAG TACATTGAAAAGAATAAGATCAGATGGCAGTATTCTTCATGAAAGCGGTGCTTCTATATCTGGCTCTGGTCATTGCCATAATGAACCGTTGAGTGCATCACTGCCTGATGTTCAGAGTGGGTTACAAGTTCCAAATTTGGAATCTGATTCAATTCACGAAAATGAAGTTTCATCAGGCTATGAAAGTGGGGTATCACACCTAAG GTATACTCCCACAGCCTCTGATATACTTCATGTCCCAAGAGCTGATCCTGACAATGATTCTGGTGATTCAAACTTCCTGGATCTTGAATGGCTCTCTACTTCAGGCAACTCAAGTGATGAAAG GTCTGTTGCAACTAGCACGCCAGATGCGAACCTATCGACTGAGAATGTAATTAGTGGCATAACTCCTGAAATCATG GAAAACCAAGTTGCTGAAATTCAGGCTCAGAAGTTACCTGACGATTTTGTGCAGTGGGTTAATCACGGGGACACTTTTTGGTATTAA